From a single Solanum dulcamara chromosome 4, daSolDulc1.2, whole genome shotgun sequence genomic region:
- the LOC129887161 gene encoding probable aspartic proteinase GIP2 translates to MASSTCLHAILLCSLLFFTSTIAQNQTSFRPKGLIIPVTKDASTLQYLTQIQQRTPLVPVSLTLDLGGQFLWVDCDQGYVSSSYKPARCRSAQCSLSGASSCGECFSPPRPGCNNNTCGLFPDNTVTRTATGGELASDIVSVQSSNGKNPGRNVSDKNFLFVCGATFLLQGLASGVKGMAGLGRTRISLPSQFSAEFSFPRKFALCLTSSNSKGVVLFGDGPYFFLPNREFSNDDFQYTPLFINPVSTASAFSSGQPSSEYFIGVKSIKINQKVVPINTTLLSIDNQGVGGTKISTVNPYTILETSLYNAITNFFVKELANVTRVASVAPFGACFDSRNIGSTRVGPAVPWIDLVLQNENVVWTIFGANSMVQVSENVLCLGIVDGGVNTRTSIVIGGHTIEDNLLKFDLAASRLGFTSSILFRQTTCANFNFTSIA, encoded by the coding sequence ATGGCTTCTTCTACTTGTTTACATGCCATTCTTTTGtgttctcttcttttctttacttCAACTATAGCCCAAAATCAAACTTCTTTCCGTCCCAAAGGCCTAATTATCCCGGTCACAAAAGATGCTTCAACTCTCCAATACCTTACACAAATCCAACAAAGAACACCTCTTGTCCCTGTTAGTTTGACTCTTGATCTTGGTGGCCAATTTTTGTGGGTTGATTGTGACCAAGGTTATGTCTCATCCTCCTACAAACCGGCTCGGTGTCGCTCCGCCCAGTGCTCACTGAGCGGAGCAAGCAGTTGTGGAGAATGTTTTTCTCCACCCAGACCGGGTTGTAATAATAACACGTGTGGACTATTTCCTGACAACACGGTTACACGAACCGCTACTGGTGGGGAGTTAGCTTCTGATATTGTGTCAGTACAATCTTCTAATGGAAAAAATCCTGGTAGGAACGTAAGTGATAaaaatttcctttttgtttgtGGTGCTACATTTCTTTTACAAGGTCTTGCTAGTGGTGTTAAGGGTATGGCTGGTCTTGGAAGAACAAGAATATCTCTTCCTTCTCAATTTTCAGCTGAATTTAGCTTCCCTAGAAAATTTGCTCTTTGTTTGACTTCTAGCAACTCTAAGGGTGTTGTACTTTTTGGAGATGGTCCTTATTTTTTCCTACCTAATAGGGaattctcaaatgatgactttCAATACACCCCACTTTTTATAAATCCAGTTAGCACAGCTTCAGCCTTTTCCTCTGGTCAACCATCTTCTGAATACTTTATTGGAGTAAAATCCATCAAGATTAACCAAAAAGTTGTCCCAATAAACACAACTTTGTTGTCAATTGACAATCAAGGTGTTGGTGGAACAAAAATTAGCACAGTCAATCCTTACACAATCTTGGAAACTTCATTATACAATGCTATTACAAATTTCTTTGTGAAGGAACTTGCTAATGTCACTAGGGTCGCATCCGTGGCACCATTTGGGGCTTGTTTTGATTCAAGAAACATTGGAAGTACAAGAGTTGGACCAGCAGTGCCATGGATTGATCTTGTTTTGCAAAATGAAAATGTTGTTTGGACTATTTTTGGAGCAAATTCAATGGTACAAGTTAGTGAAAATGTTTTGTGCCTTGGGATTGTGGATGGAGGTGTTAATACAAGGACTTCAATAGTGATTGGAGGACACACAATTGAAGACAATCTTTTGAAGTTTGATCTTGCAGCATCAAGATTGGGATTCACATCTTCAATCCTTTTCCGACAAACTACATGTGCCAATTTTAATTTCACTTCAATTGCTTAG